The following DNA comes from Streptococcus pasteurianus.
GATCTTGAACAGTTGCTGTTGATCCCCAACCAGGCATTGTTTGGAATAACCCTGATGCCCCAGAAGCATTTGTCACATTTGGATCACCGTTAGATTCGCGTGCAATAATTGCTTCCCAAGTTGATTGAGGAACACCTGTTGCCGCTGCCATTTGCGCTGCAGCTGCTGTACCGACAGTACCAGCAGTGTTTCCATTTGATGTTGTTGTATCAGCTACTTCTGAATCTGTAACAGTTGTCTCTTCACCAACCGGCTCTTCTGATTCTGTATAAACTTCTTCGATAGCAGGTTCTTCAGACACTTCACTGACTTCTACCGAACTAGATTCAGATGATATCGTGCTTATTGATGTTTCGTTTAAAGTCGATGAAAAACTTGTAGATGTTGCTTTTACAACTTCTGCCTCAGCACGTGTTGTAAACGTATCTGAGAATAATTCTATTTTAGGAATAAGTAAAATAATCATAGCCAAGCTCAAAGTTGCTCCGAGCACACTAACGATAATATTTCTTATTTTTCTTTGTTTTGCTTTAGCAATCCTACTATACATAAATATAAACTATATACCTCTCTAGAACTCCTTTTGCTATCATATAATTTAATTGTTACTCGGAGATTGAAAATATGTTAAAAATGTTACAAAAACATTGAAACTTACCCTAATTTTCCTAAAAAATACTGTTTTAAAGCCATTTTGAGCAAACAAAAAAGATTTGAGAGAAACTCTCAAATCTTTTTAACTAATTATCTAAAATCTTAATACCAACCATTTGCATTCCAGAAGGCAAGGGCAGCTGACCATGAACCATAACGGCTTGCAACGTATGCATCTGCAACACGTTCTTGGTTTTCAGCTGATAAGTCACCATTCAAGTAAGAAATCGTTAATTGGTAACGTCCGTAGTATTGACCATTTTGAGCTGTGTAGCTACCACTTGATTCGCGTTGTGCGATTGTTTCTTTAGCAGCTGCATCTGATGAGCTCAAGTTTGATGAATAACTTGTAGTAGTTGTATCTGTACTTTCAGCGGCAGATGTTGCTGATGATGAATCATCAGTAGTAGCTGCTGAAGTTGTAGTTTCTGTTGTTGAAGCTGTTGAATCCAATTCTAAGATTTGACCAACAGTAATGAAGTCAACGTTAGAGATACCGTTTAAGGCTGATAATTGTTCAACTGTCGTATTGTAAGTTGAGGCAATTTCAGAAAGAGTATCACCTGATTTAACTGTGTAAGAATCTGCATTAGCAACTGCTGGGGCAATCAGTGCTGCTGCAAAAGCTGCGCTAGCAACTCCTAACTTAATAGCTTTCGATTTACTTTTTAAAGTATTTTTTTGCATTATATGCTCCTTTTTACAAATTAGTATAGGATATATAATACAAGGTTAATGTTACCTGAACTTTAGTCTTTTATTAAAATTATTACAATTAGATTGTGTTAACATAAAGAAAGCGCATACAAATAGTGGGCTTTAGCTTTTCTTAAGCCAAAATAGCAAAATTCCTAAAATAACTAACACTATTAAAACCAAAGTATCTTTTAGGTGCCATTGCAAAACTCGGTACTTAGTTCGTCCATCTCCACCTTGGTAGCCACGTGCTTCCATAGCAAGAGCAAGAGCATCTGCTCGTTTAAAACTCGATGCAAAAAGTGGAATAAGAATTGGAATGATTGATTTTACCTTTTGAATCAGATTTCCTTCCCCAAAATCCACACCACGCGCTCGCTGTGCCTTCATAATACGTGTCGTGTCATCCATCAACGTAGGAACAAATCGCAGGCTTAGTGAGAGCATTAAACCAATTTCATGTGCAGGCACCTTAAAACGAACAAATGGCTTTAGAAGCGATTCTACAGCGTCTGCAAGGCTTAACGGTGTTGTTGTCAAAGTCAGCAACGTTGAAAAGAAGATGATTAATACAAAACGCATAAAAATCAAAACTGCTTGGCTAAAACCGTAGCTTGTTATTTTAAGAAAAGCAAATTGAAAATAGGTTTGACCACCTTGTGTAAAAAACATTTGAAACAAAGTCGTGAATAAAATAATACCAATCATTGGCCGAACACCTTTTAAGAAAAAGCTCAACTTAATCTTTGATAGCAAAACAACTATCAAGGTAAATGCAACCATAATAATGTTTGTCACCACATTATTAGCCCAGAAAACAATAACAATGTACAAAATCATTGCTAAAAGTTTGCTACGTGGATCTAGGTGATGAATCAAAGATTTTCCTGGAACATAACGTCCGAGTATTAATTTATCCATGTTTCACCACCTCTGCAAATTCTTCTATAGTAATTGGTAAACTTTCTAGCTGTAAACCACGTTTGACAAGCTGCTGAGCAAATTTGGTGATTTTAGGCACACCAAGCTGTTTGCTTTCAAGAAAATCAACATCCTGAAAAACCTCTTTAGGATAACCAGAACGAACTAATTTTCCACTTTCAAGGACATTGACATAATCTGCATAGTTAGCAACATCATCCATCAAGTGAGTTACTAAAACGATCGTCATACCATTTTGATTCAATTCCTTAAATAAACTCATAAGCTCACGACGTCCTTTAGGGTCTAAGCCTGCTGTTGGCTCATCTAAGACTAGCACCTCTGGTTCCATGGCTAAAATACCAGCAATCGCAACACGGCGCATTTGACCACCTGATAATTCAAATGGATTTTTTTCAAAAAATTCCTCACTAATGCCAACCATAGCTAGTTTTTCACGCGCTAGTTGTTTAGCTTCTTCTATGGAAACACCAAAATTTTGTGGACCAAAAGCGACATCTTTAAGAACAGTCTCCTCAAAAAGTTGGCTTTCAGGAAATTGAAAAACAAGTCCTACTTTTTTACGCACAGGTTTGATATCTTTATTTTTAGAGTCAGCTGTAATTTTTATATCATCTACGATAACGGCGCCCTCCGTAGGCACATTAAGCCCGTTTAACAGCTGCATAATCGTTGACTTACCTGATCCAGTATGTCCGATAAAAGCAGTATAAGACCCCTCTTTAATACTAAGATTAATGTCAAAAAGGGCACGCCCTTCAAAAGGTGTCCCCGCTTGATAAGTATAGTTTACGCTTTCAAGAGTAATTCCCATAACTGATCTTCTAATTCCTTTTCCGTAAGATAATTCGCTGTAAATTCAAACCCTTTATTTTTTAAAGTAGAGATAAGATTGGCTGAAAAAGGAATATCTAGTCCTAACGTCAATAATTCTTCTCCTCTAGCAAAGAGTTCTCGCGGTGTTGAGCTGAACTCAACTTTTCCTCTTTTCATAACTAACACACGGTCACTCAACGCAACTTCATCTAAGTCATGAGTGATAGAAATAACCGTCATATTATACTGATCACGAATCTCTTTTATCGTCTGAATTAATTCTAAACGTCCCTCTGGATCCAGCATACTTGTTGCCTCATCCAAAATAATAATATTGGGACGCATAGCAATTGCTCCAGCAATCGCAACACGTTGTTTTTGTCCACCAGAAAGACGTGACGGCTCACGGTCAGCAAAGTCAGACATTCCAACCAATTGAAGTGCCTCTTTAACACGTGACTGCATTTCCTCAAGAGGAATTCCTTTATTTTCAAGTCCAAAGGCGACATCATCTTCAACAGTTGCTCCAACGAATTGATTATCCGGATTCTGAAAAACCATTCCAATCTTCTGACGAATGTTCCATACATTGTCTTCCGTTAAAAGTTCGTTTTCAACAAAAATATCGCCTGATTCAGCGGCTAATAGCCCATCAATCAAACGAACTGTTGTTGATTTTCCTGAACCATTGTGCCCAATAATAGACAACCATTCACTTTGTTTCACGTGAAACGATAAGTCATCCAAGGTGTAATTATCCTGATTGTCATCATATTTGAATTTTAAATGTTTAACGTCAATGCTATTCAATGTCATTTAAATGTATCCTTAAAAAGGAATCCTGCCCCCTTAAAGTAATCATATCCTGAATAAGCAGTAAAAATCAATGCTACATAAAGCAAGAGTGTACCAATGATTGAAAGGTGGCATAGTAAGAAAATAATTGAAAACATTTGTGTAAATGTTTTGATTTTTCCAGGCATAGCGGCTGCTAAGACTGTTCCACCATTTTCAACAAGTAAAAGACGAAGTCCTGTAACAGCTAATTCACGACAAATAATGATAGCAGCAATCCAAGCAGGAACCATTTTTAATTCAACAAGCATAATAAATGCTGTCATTACCAACATTTTATCAGCTAATGGGTCAGCGAATTTACCAAAGTTAGTAACAACTTTCCACTTTCTTGCAAGATAACCATCTAAATAGTCTGTAATGCTTGCCAATGCAAAAACAATTGCAGCAACAACATGTCCTGTCGAACTCTTCCAGAAACAAAGGATGAGAATGAAGAGCGGAATCATCACGATACGTCCTAATGTTAATAAATTAGGAATGTTTTCTTTTTTTGTAAAATCGATTTTCATTTTTCTACCTACTGAATATTAATTGTAATATAACTTAGTGCTGTACTTGTTAATGCAGAAGTATCAACTTCTTGTCCATCAATGGTTACTGTCACACCTTCAGTAACCCCCAAAGTAATTAAAGAACTTGTTGTTCCAGAAGGAAGCACTGCAGTGTAACTTGTTGTTCCAGTTGATGAAAGAAGCGTCCCAGAGTCATTAGATTCTGAATTTGTCACAGATACCCAACTACTGTTTGCACCAGATAAGCTAATTTCAACAGTTAAACTATCTGTCACATTTGACAAATTTACCGTCAAGCTGTTACCACTTCCTTCAGTGGACATTTTCAAAGAAGTATCTTCCTTAGAAGATGATGACTCACTTGTTGAAGAAGCACTTTCTGAGGATGTTGAGTCTGTCGTTGTTGCACTACTACTATGAACAACGGAGTAGCTTGTACTTGCATTCTTGCTATCACTTTGTAATTGATTCCAAGTCACGAAAGAAACAAAAGCTAAAATTCCCAAGGCTACCAAACAAAGCATCACAATCGGAAGGTAAGAATTTGTTTTTTCCTTTCCTTTGTAGCGGCTTGAGCGTGAACCAATAATGATACTATCATCGCTAACTGATTTTGCAATGCTAATTGTTTCATCTTGTGGTGTTTTCACAATGCTCTCAATATTAGTAGTAGATTCTACTACATGCTCTTCTTGCTCCTCATCTGATGAACCAACTTCTTGCTCATGATATTTTTCCAACAAATCAGCAGTGTCAAGCTCAACAGCTTCGCCATATTGTTGTAGGTAAGTTTCAACCTTATCCTTAGGGATTAATTTAAATTGTTCAAGCTCCAAAGCCAAAAGATGTGGCGAAGGAATCGCTGCTTTTTCTTCAACATCTTCTAATGTCAGGTGTTTTGCCACCCGAGCTTCTCTTAAAATCTCACCAATCGTTTGTTCTCTCATGCGGGTTTCCTTTAATAAAATGTAATCAAGTCTATTATAGCAAATTTTAGAAAGTATTTCGATTTATTTTGGTAAGATTGTGAATTCTGTTGCATCAGCATGTGCTAAAAAATCATTACCGATTTTCAAGACTTCTGCAAAACCCAACGTTGCTAATATTTTTGGAACATCTAAATAAGTTTCATTTGCTGATAAATGATTAATAAATTGTGCTGATAAGTTATCAATAGAATCTAAACTTTTGAAGAAATCTCCATACAGTTCCTTTTTGACAATTTCAAAGTGTTCTTCTGATAAGTCATCCAAATTGCTTGATTGGGATACTTTATTCAAATATTGACAGATATTATTTGCCATCGCAATTGGTTCCAAAGTATCTAAAGAAATAATCAAAAACTGAAAATCTGGACAAACTTCAATTTCAAAATCAAAAGAGTCATCAATCTGTCCACTTTCATAAAGCTGCTGATAACGTTTTGATGTCCAGCCAAGCAACATGGTAAAGAATAATCGCAACGCCAATTCTTGACGTAAACTTGAAGTTCCCTTGGGTAACTGTGCTCCTCTATAACCAATTGCCAATTTAGGTTGAGTGACATCCATTTGAATATTCTTTTTCGGCACTACCTGCTCATACACCAAACCTTGTCGCTTAACAACGTGTTTTTTACTTGCCTTTTCTTTTTGCTCTTTTTTGATTTGATTAAATAGCAAGTCCTTATCGAAATTTCCAACAAGCAACAATGTCATTTCCTGTGGAGAGTAGAAAATATTGTGATTCTCTTTTAAATCTGCCACCGAAATATTTTCAATACTTTCTTGCGTGCCAGCAATATCTTGAGCAAGGGCAGTGTTAGGATATAAATTTTCAAGAATTCCTTGATAGAGACGGTAGTCTGCATCATCTTGATACATGTCAATTTCTTGATCAATAATATCTTTTTCACGCGTAATAGAGGCTTCTGTAAAGGAGGTTTCTGATATAAACTGCTGAAGAAGTGTCACATTTTCTTCTAGGTTGTCAACCGCAGAAAAATAGTAGCAAGTCTTGTCAAATGTTGTAAAGGCATTACTATTTGCTCCCGCATTAGTAAATAGCTCCGCAACATCCTGACCATCTTCCAATTCAAACAATTTATGCTCTAAAAAATGAGCAATCCCCTCGTTGTATTCTTTGGGCTGTCCATCATATGTAAACTTTGTGTCAAGAGAGCCAAAATTTACAATCATCATTCCACAACTTTCTTGAAAATCTTGTTTTGGAATCAAAAAAATTTTCAATCCATTTTCTAACTCAGCCGAGTAAATTTTTTCATTTATTTCCGAAAAAATTTGCTCCTTTAATTCCGTCATTTATTTTCCCTCCAAAAAATAAAGCGCCTGTAATTTTACTTTTCTTGTGAATCTTAAAACATCTTCTTTACTAACATTGTCAATTTTGTCAATCATCTTATCAACACTAAAATCACCTGTAAGATACTGATGATTGTAGTCACGTTCAATAATTACTCTTGGGGAATCACAAGCCAATTTTAAATTAACCTTTAACATTTTTTTCGTTTGTTTTAAAAGTGATTCAGAGAAGCGCCCCATCTTAATATCCGAAAATTGTTTATTGATTAATTGAAGTGTTTTATTTCGGTTTTTCTTGTCAATCCCAGCGTAAACATTCAGTAAACCTGTGTAAATATCGAATTGACTTCCTATGGTATATGCCAAGCCCTCTTTCTCACGTAATTCTGTAAACAGACGAGAATGAGCAAAACCTCCAAACAGCCCATTAAAGACTAGTAGTGTAAAGTATTCTTCATCTTGATAACGTATTGGAAAATGATAGCCTAGCTGTAAAACTGATTGATTAACATCTTTTGTTTCAAATTGTTGTCTAATAACATTTGTGAATTCTTGTTGGTAGTCAAATATTAAATCTTTATGACGTTCTTCAAATGGAAAACGATTAAACAACTGTAGCATACGATAATCATCAAACTCACCTAATAAAAAGATGTCTAAACGGTCTTCCCGCAACATTTTCTGAAATTCCTGAAAAGCCGTGTAAGAATTTTCAGTAGCTACTAATTCAGCTGTTCCATATTTTGAAGTTTGAAAAGCAGAATCTTCATAAAAAAGTTTCCTAAGCCCCAACTCACTGCTATAAAAACTATCGTCTTTATCAGCGTTCAAATAATTAATCAAATTGGTCTGCTCGATATTAAAAAGTTTAGACTGATACTGCTCAACCGTCACAAGTGGAGAAAATAAATTTTGGTAAAGAAAATCAATCATTTCTTCCAACAGATTTTCATCTGTCATTACAAATTGATTTTTTATAAAAGCCAACTCAATGTCAACGATATGGACTAGTCCCTTGGTTGACACTTTGGTTGACAACGTTGCACCATAAAGACTAGCTAAACGCTCTCTAAAACGCTGAGCTGTTGGATATTCCGCATTGGCTGTCGCTAAAATTTGCGCGACTAAAACACGTCGTGCAACCGTCTTTTGACTAAAATCACCAGAAAAGCGAAAAGTTAGGTGATTCATTTTAAATTTTTCACTTTTGATAAGATGTAATTCAACACCCTCAACTAATTTCATTGCAAATTCCTTACTAAAAAACACATTATTAGCTAAAATTATACCACGTTTATGTTATAATTACTTGAATTATAAAATGGAGAAAACAATGGAATACAAATTATTTGATGACTATATCACATTACAAGCATTACTAAAAGAACTTGGTATTATCCAAAGTGGTGGGGCTATAAAAGGGTATTTAGCAGAAACAACTGTTCTTTTTAATGGTCAAGATGAAAAACGTCGTGGCAAAAAAATTCGTATCGGCGATACCATCACCATTCCCGAAGAAAATGTTGAGATTCAGATTGTCGAACCAACATCAGCTGAAAAACAAGAGCACCTAGAAGCAATTGCTGAAAAAGAACGTGTCGCTGCCATTGTCAAAGAGCTCAATCAGAAAAATAAAAAAGTTAAAAAACAAAATCAAGGAAAAACAAAACAAACAAATGAACGTAAACCCGTTCGTTTCCCAGGAACTTAAGCATGTGGATTCAAAAAATAACGTTAAAAAATTATCGTAACTATCTGACTAGTGAGCTTGAATTTTCTCCTGGACTTAATGTTTTCATCGGAAAAAACGCTCAAGGAAAGACAAATTTCTTAGAAGCAATTTATTTCCTTTCTCTTACCCGCAGCCACCGCACACGAACAGACAAAGAGTTGATTCATTTTGATGCCAAAGAACTTCTGGTTTCTGGTATTTTACAACGTTCAAGTGGTACTGTTCCTTTAGATATTAGTCTTTCAAGTAAGGGACGTGTTACAAAAGTTAATCATCTAAAACAAGCTAAGTTATCAGACTATATTGGTGTAATGACCGTTGTTCTTTTTGCACCTGAAGATTTACAACTCATCAAAGGCGCTCCAAGCCTTCGTCGAAAATTTATTGACATTGATTTAGGGCAAATAAAGCCGATTTATTTAGCTGATTTGTCTAATTATAACCACGTGCTAAAACAGCGTAATACTTATCTTAAAACGGCTGAAAAAGTTGATACTGATTTTTTAGCTGTGCTTGATGAGCAATTAGCTGATTTTGGTAGCCGTGTCATGGAACATCGTTTAGATTTCATTTCTAATTTAGAAAAAGAAGCCGACCGCTATCATTATGCCATTTCAAACGGCATTGAACATCTTAGTATCCATTATCTGTCATCTGTTTCCTTCCAAGAAAAGGATGACATTAAGCCAAACTTCTTAAAAGCTTTACAGAAAAATCAGCAGCGTGATATTTTCAAAAAAAATACAAGTGTTGGTCCTCACCGCGATGATTTGGAATTTTTCATCAATGATATGCCAGCAAATTTTGGCAGCCAAGGTCAGCACCGTAGCTTAATCTTATCACTAAAAATGGCTGAAATTGAGTTAATAAGAACAGTAACTGGTGATTATCCTATTTTGCTTTTAGATGATGTCATGAGCGAGCTTGATAATTACAGACAAACCGAACTCTTAAAAATGATTATTGATAAAAACGTTCAAACCTTCATTACAACAACGAGTCTCGACCACCTATCGCAGCTTCCGGACGACTTAAAAATCTTTACAGTTAATCAAGGTAACATTCAAGAAAATTAAAAAGCTGGCGTTTGCCAGCTTTTTGTTATGTTTACAGATAAGTTGACAACATTGTCAACGATTAATAAGACTTGACAATTCCTAGTAAAACAGCACCAAGAACAAAACAAGCAATACCAATTGCCAACCAACGTGTTTCTTTACGTGTTTTTGTTTCACCAAGGAAAAGAATACCACCCATGATAGAAATAACAACACCTAATTGTGAGAAGCTAAAAGCAATAGCTAAACCAGCTTTAGCAGCAGCTAATAGCATGAAGATATTACCAACACCCCACATCAAACCAACGATAGCATTTTTGATAACAACTGTTTCAAATTTAACGTTGAATTTCATGAACATCATTGCACCAATAACCATACCAACAGCCATTGGGAAGATAACTGCCAACGCATCAAATTTCATGATGTTGTTGAATAAGATTGTGTAAGAAAGGTAACCAACAGTAGAATAAGTTAAAGCACGGAAACCTTTCCCAAAATCGGTCAATTCACTCGTTTCAACTTTTTCAGCATCTTGTCTACTTGTAAAATAAAAACCAATGACAAGCAAAAGTAAAGCAATAATACCAAGAGTATACTGAACAGGTTTACTCCACTCACCAAAGACGATAGCTCCAATTAAACTACCGAAAACTAATTGAGCACCACTTGATAATGGATTCCCCACAGAAACACCCATGTATTGCATAGCACGGAATTGACCATTTTGCCCCATAGACCAAAGCATACCACCAATAATTCCAAATCCCCAGAGTGATACTGACATTTCGGGTTGGACAAATAGCCAAACAACAAAAGCAAATAAAAGTGCTCCAATAGTCATTCCTAATGTTTGTTGATCTGGTTTACCACCAATTTTATTGCTGACAAAACCAATACTTCCCCACGCAACCATGGGAATCAATGCATATAAAATACCTTGCATTTTTTCTCCTTTACAATATTTTTACAATTAAGTAAACAGTATTTACAATATTGTAAATATAAAAATAATCGTTTATTTTGTGTGAAAACGTTTTTCAGAAAAATAAAAGAAATTTTCATTTTTAAAACGAACACAGCTTTATATTCTACCACAATTACTATCACTTTGTAAAGGCTATCAAAAAATCCCTGACAAGCATAAGCCCTATCAGAGATTTTCTTAATTAAATATTTTAGAAATTAATGTACGGAATAGTTTGGTGCTTCATTTGTGATTTGAACATCGTGCGGGTGGCTTTCAATTAAACCAGCGCCTGACATCTCAACAAATTGAGCTTTTTCGTGCAGTGCTAAAATATCCTCAGCTCCAACATATCCCATACCAGCGCGAATACCACCAAGCATTTGGAAGACGATATCAGCTGCAGCACCTTTGTAAGCTACACGCCCCTCAATTCCTTCTGGAACAAGTTTGTTAGCTTCATTGACTGAGCCTTGGAAGTAACGATCGCTTGATCCTTTTTTCATAGCTGCAATTGATCCCATACCACGGTATGTTTTAAATTTACGACCTTGGTAAATTTCAGTTTCACCTGGTGCTTCATCTGTACCAGCAAACATAGAACCAAGCATTACAGCATTACCACCTGCTGCTAAGGCTTTAACAATATCACCTGAATATTTGATACCACCATCAGCAATAATTGTTTTGCCATATTCACGTGCAACAGCTGCCGCATCATAAATAGCTGTAATTTGAGGAACACCAACGCCTGCTACGACACGTGTTGTACAGATTGAACCAGGACCAATTCCGACTTTAACAACATCAACACCAGCTTCGTAAAGCGCACGAGCTCCTTCTGCAGTAGCGACATTACCAGCAATCAACGTACGTTCTGGGAAGTGTTGACGAA
Coding sequences within:
- a CDS encoding helix-turn-helix domain-containing protein encodes the protein MREQTIGEILREARVAKHLTLEDVEEKAAIPSPHLLALELEQFKLIPKDKVETYLQQYGEAVELDTADLLEKYHEQEVGSSDEEQEEHVVESTTNIESIVKTPQDETISIAKSVSDDSIIIGSRSSRYKGKEKTNSYLPIVMLCLVALGILAFVSFVTWNQLQSDSKNASTSYSVVHSSSATTTDSTSSESASSTSESSSSKEDTSLKMSTEGSGNSLTVNLSNVTDSLTVEISLSGANSSWVSVTNSESNDSGTLLSSTGTTSYTAVLPSGTTSSLITLGVTEGVTVTIDGQEVDTSALTSTALSYITINIQ
- the yfmH gene encoding EF-P 5-aminopentanol modification-associated protein YfmH — its product is MTELKEQIFSEINEKIYSAELENGLKIFLIPKQDFQESCGMMIVNFGSLDTKFTYDGQPKEYNEGIAHFLEHKLFELEDGQDVAELFTNAGANSNAFTTFDKTCYYFSAVDNLEENVTLLQQFISETSFTEASITREKDIIDQEIDMYQDDADYRLYQGILENLYPNTALAQDIAGTQESIENISVADLKENHNIFYSPQEMTLLLVGNFDKDLLFNQIKKEQKEKASKKHVVKRQGLVYEQVVPKKNIQMDVTQPKLAIGYRGAQLPKGTSSLRQELALRLFFTMLLGWTSKRYQQLYESGQIDDSFDFEIEVCPDFQFLIISLDTLEPIAMANNICQYLNKVSQSSNLDDLSEEHFEIVKKELYGDFFKSLDSIDNLSAQFINHLSANETYLDVPKILATLGFAEVLKIGNDFLAHADATEFTILPK
- the yfmF gene encoding EF-P 5-aminopentanol modification-associated protein YfmF, whose protein sequence is MKLVEGVELHLIKSEKFKMNHLTFRFSGDFSQKTVARRVLVAQILATANAEYPTAQRFRERLASLYGATLSTKVSTKGLVHIVDIELAFIKNQFVMTDENLLEEMIDFLYQNLFSPLVTVEQYQSKLFNIEQTNLINYLNADKDDSFYSSELGLRKLFYEDSAFQTSKYGTAELVATENSYTAFQEFQKMLREDRLDIFLLGEFDDYRMLQLFNRFPFEERHKDLIFDYQQEFTNVIRQQFETKDVNQSVLQLGYHFPIRYQDEEYFTLLVFNGLFGGFAHSRLFTELREKEGLAYTIGSQFDIYTGLLNVYAGIDKKNRNKTLQLINKQFSDIKMGRFSESLLKQTKKMLKVNLKLACDSPRVIIERDYNHQYLTGDFSVDKMIDKIDNVSKEDVLRFTRKVKLQALYFLEGK
- the recF gene encoding DNA replication/repair protein RecF (All proteins in this family for which functions are known are DNA-binding proteins that assist the filamentation of RecA onto DNA for the initiation of recombination or recombinational repair.), which translates into the protein MWIQKITLKNYRNYLTSELEFSPGLNVFIGKNAQGKTNFLEAIYFLSLTRSHRTRTDKELIHFDAKELLVSGILQRSSGTVPLDISLSSKGRVTKVNHLKQAKLSDYIGVMTVVLFAPEDLQLIKGAPSLRRKFIDIDLGQIKPIYLADLSNYNHVLKQRNTYLKTAEKVDTDFLAVLDEQLADFGSRVMEHRLDFISNLEKEADRYHYAISNGIEHLSIHYLSSVSFQEKDDIKPNFLKALQKNQQRDIFKKNTSVGPHRDDLEFFINDMPANFGSQGQHRSLILSLKMAEIELIRTVTGDYPILLLDDVMSELDNYRQTELLKMIIDKNVQTFITTTSLDHLSQLPDDLKIFTVNQGNIQEN
- a CDS encoding transglycosylase SLT domain-containing protein, coding for MYSRIAKAKQRKIRNIIVSVLGATLSLAMIILLIPKIELFSDTFTTRAEAEVVKATSTSFSSTLNETSISTISSESSSVEVSEVSEEPAIEEVYTESEEPVGEETTVTDSEVADTTTSNGNTAGTVGTAAAAQMAAATGVPQSTWEAIIARESNGDPNVTNASGASGLFQTMPGWGSTATVQDQITAAINAYNAQGLSAWGY
- a CDS encoding energy-coupling factor ABC transporter ATP-binding protein, yielding MTLNSIDVKHLKFKYDDNQDNYTLDDLSFHVKQSEWLSIIGHNGSGKSTTVRLIDGLLAAESGDIFVENELLTEDNVWNIRQKIGMVFQNPDNQFVGATVEDDVAFGLENKGIPLEEMQSRVKEALQLVGMSDFADREPSRLSGGQKQRVAIAGAIAMRPNIIILDEATSMLDPEGRLELIQTIKEIRDQYNMTVISITHDLDEVALSDRVLVMKRGKVEFSSTPRELFARGEELLTLGLDIPFSANLISTLKNKGFEFTANYLTEKELEDQLWELLLKA
- the apf gene encoding aggregation-promoting factor — translated: MQKNTLKSKSKAIKLGVASAAFAAALIAPAVANADSYTVKSGDTLSEIASTYNTTVEQLSALNGISNVDFITVGQILELDSTASTTETTTSAATTDDSSSATSAAESTDTTTTSYSSNLSSSDAAAKETIAQRESSGSYTAQNGQYYGRYQLTISYLNGDLSAENQERVADAYVASRYGSWSAALAFWNANGWY
- the pgsA gene encoding CDP-diacylglycerol--glycerol-3-phosphate 3-phosphatidyltransferase — translated: MKIDFTKKENIPNLLTLGRIVMIPLFILILCFWKSSTGHVVAAIVFALASITDYLDGYLARKWKVVTNFGKFADPLADKMLVMTAFIMLVELKMVPAWIAAIIICRELAVTGLRLLLVENGGTVLAAAMPGKIKTFTQMFSIIFLLCHLSIIGTLLLYVALIFTAYSGYDYFKGAGFLFKDTFK
- a CDS encoding GRP family sugar transporter; its protein translation is MQGILYALIPMVAWGSIGFVSNKIGGKPDQQTLGMTIGALLFAFVVWLFVQPEMSVSLWGFGIIGGMLWSMGQNGQFRAMQYMGVSVGNPLSSGAQLVFGSLIGAIVFGEWSKPVQYTLGIIALLLLVIGFYFTSRQDAEKVETSELTDFGKGFRALTYSTVGYLSYTILFNNIMKFDALAVIFPMAVGMVIGAMMFMKFNVKFETVVIKNAIVGLMWGVGNIFMLLAAAKAGLAIAFSFSQLGVVISIMGGILFLGETKTRKETRWLAIGIACFVLGAVLLGIVKSY
- a CDS encoding energy-coupling factor ABC transporter ATP-binding protein, translating into MGITLESVNYTYQAGTPFEGRALFDINLSIKEGSYTAFIGHTGSGKSTIMQLLNGLNVPTEGAVIVDDIKITADSKNKDIKPVRKKVGLVFQFPESQLFEETVLKDVAFGPQNFGVSIEEAKQLAREKLAMVGISEEFFEKNPFELSGGQMRRVAIAGILAMEPEVLVLDEPTAGLDPKGRRELMSLFKELNQNGMTIVLVTHLMDDVANYADYVNVLESGKLVRSGYPKEVFQDVDFLESKQLGVPKITKFAQQLVKRGLQLESLPITIEEFAEVVKHG
- the yaaA gene encoding S4 domain-containing protein YaaA; the protein is MEYKLFDDYITLQALLKELGIIQSGGAIKGYLAETTVLFNGQDEKRRGKKIRIGDTITIPEENVEIQIVEPTSAEKQEHLEAIAEKERVAAIVKELNQKNKKVKKQNQGKTKQTNERKPVRFPGT
- a CDS encoding energy-coupling factor transporter transmembrane component T family protein, coding for MDKLILGRYVPGKSLIHHLDPRSKLLAMILYIVIVFWANNVVTNIIMVAFTLIVVLLSKIKLSFFLKGVRPMIGIILFTTLFQMFFTQGGQTYFQFAFLKITSYGFSQAVLIFMRFVLIIFFSTLLTLTTTPLSLADAVESLLKPFVRFKVPAHEIGLMLSLSLRFVPTLMDDTTRIMKAQRARGVDFGEGNLIQKVKSIIPILIPLFASSFKRADALALAMEARGYQGGDGRTKYRVLQWHLKDTLVLIVLVILGILLFWLKKS